The proteins below are encoded in one region of Rhododendron vialii isolate Sample 1 chromosome 7a, ASM3025357v1:
- the LOC131333858 gene encoding F-box protein SKIP8 isoform X2 has product MATAAATAELYLNGGSDRDGEVLERAQPAAAVSERQTTGASMMEQLVPEITTHALTYLDFPSLCRLSMTNSLMRRAANDDNAWKALYHKDFTLEQDNITPVNGWKAYYAATRAIMNVNAEFFNIIRERSLPAMGRLWLNADYVKCVHASGELFTSYNAVMESWQLAFNWDHGGGFQVRDVRARVLTEMAWVTMKTYVDMDNRLFNMSNIFEFHNGRWYMVHHHSSLVLIDGEPEQQIVQG; this is encoded by the exons ATGGCCACCGCAGCGGCGACGGCGGAGCTGTATCTGAACGGGGGCAGCGATCGCGACGGGGAGGTGTTGGAGAGGGCGCAGCCGGCTGCGGCCGTGTCGGAGCGGCAGACGACGGGTGCATCCATGATGGAACAGTTGGTGCCGGAAATCACGACTCATGCTCTGACTTACTTAGATTTTCCGAGCCTGTGCCGCCTTTCAATGACCAATTCGTTGATGAGGAGGGCTGCCAACGATGACAATGCCTGGAAAGCGCTTTATCACAAG GATTTCACATTGGAACAGGATAACATCACACCTGTTAATGGGTGGAAGGCGTATTATGCTGCTACAAGAGCTATTATGAATGTCAATGCAGAATTTTTTAACATTATTCGAGAAAGATCACTTCCAGCAATGGGTCGCCTTTGGCTTAACGCAGACTATGTCAAGTGTGTTCATGCCTCAGGAGAGCTTTTTACCAG TTACAATGCGGTTATGGAGAGCTGGCAACTAGCATTTAATTGGGATCATGGTGGTGGCTTCCAGGTTAGGGATGTACGTGCACGGGTACTTACAGAAATGGCTTGGGTTACCATGAAAACCTATGTTGACATGGACAATCGGCTATTCAATATGTCTAATATTTTCGAGTTCCATAACGGCCGGTGGTACATGGTGCACCATCATAGCTCTCTGGTGCTTATTGATGGAGAACCGGAGCAACAAATTGTGCAGGGTTAA
- the LOC131333574 gene encoding cellulose synthase-like protein G3, which translates to MEATAAKPPLHTLTFSRATVANRVFAAVYMCAVLAFLYQHALRALNSTTFLSFSLSLTFLFADLLLGFMWATGQCFRMRLVHRHVFPENLLKVTREGDFPAMDVFICTADPDKEPPMSVVNTALSVMAYDYPAEKLSVYVSDDGGSALTLFAFVEAAKFGSHWLPFCRRNKVVERCPEAYFRSNYPRSNETKQIKVMYESMKERVENVVDSGKVTDDYITNEQERQAFNKWTAQGFTRQEHPTVVQVLLEIGKDKDITGQSMPNLIYVSRQKSRTSPHHFKAGALNALLRVSAVLTNAPIILTLDCDMYSNDPQTPYSMLCYLFDTTITPELGYVQFPQRFRGLNKNDIYACEFRREFLINSAGLNGLAGPNHVGTGCFFSRRVFFGGPSSFVSPEIPELRPDHVVKGPIQAQSTLAMAHQVADCKYEDQTNWGSKLGFRYGSLVEDFYTGYRLQCEGWKSVFCHPNRPAFLGDTPITLNDALNQTKRWSVGLLEVGFSKYSPVTFGVRAMGPIMGHYYAHYAFWPIWSIPLTIYAFLPQLALVNGISIFPKVSDTWFFLYVFLFLGTYVRDCLDFILSGGTFQRWWNDQRMWMLRGVTCFLFGSIEFLTKCLGIAAHGFNLTSKVLDSEQSKRYDQGTFEFGVESPMFVPLSTVAIINLIAFFGGLVGVFRGGDFDGLFVQIFIAGFVVVNCWPIYEAMVLRTDKGRMPTKTTLISTFLAWALYSAASHIPQI; encoded by the exons ATGGAGGCTACCGCTGCCAAGCCCCCTCTCCACACGCTCACCTTCTCACGTGCAACGGTCGCGAACCGTGTGTTCGCGGCCGTCTACATGTGCGCCGTCCTCGCTTTTCTCTATCAGCATGCGCTCAGGGCCCTCAACTCCACCACcttcctctccttctctctctccctcaccttCCTATTCGCCGACCTCCTACTCGGCTTCATGTGGGCCACCGGCCAGTGCTTCCGCATGCGGCTGGTCCACCGCCACGTCTTCCCGGAAAACCTCCTGAAAGTGACGAGGGAGGGGGATTTTCCGGCGATGGACGTGTTCATATGCACGGCGGATCCAGACAAGGAGCCACCGATGAGCGTGGTGAACACGGCGCTGTCGGTGATGGCGTACGATTATCCGGCGGAGAAGCTGTCGGTTTATGTGTCCGACGACGGCGGGTCGGCTTTGACTCTGTTTGCTTTCGTGGAGGCTGCTAAGTTTGGGAGCCACTGGTTGCCCTTTTGTAGGAGGAACAAAGTAGTGGAGAGATGTCCCGAGGCTTATTTCAGATCGAATTACCCTCGGTCCAATGAAACAAAGCAAATAAAG GTGATGTACGAAAGTATGAAGGAACGGGTGGAGAACGTGGTCGATTCAGGAAAGGTTACCGATGACTACATCACTAACGAACAAGAACGCCAAGCTTTTAACAAATGGACTGCTCAAGGCTTTACTCGTCAAGAGCATCCCACCGTTGTTCAG GTTTTGTTGGAGATAGGCAAAGACAAAGACATCACGGGCCAATCAATGCCAAATCTTATCTATGTTTCTAGACAGAAAAGCAGAACCTCACCACATCACTTTAAGGCTGGTGCTCTAAATGCCTTG CTTCGAGTATCGGCTGTCTTGACTAATGCACCTATAATCCTGACTTTGGACTGCGACATGTACTCAAACGATCCCCAAACACCTTATTCCATGCTATGTTACCTCTTTGACACCACAATTACCCCTGAATTAGGGTACGTTCAGTTTCCACAACGCTTTCGTGGACTCAACAAAAACGACATCTATGCCTGCGAGTTTAGGCGCGAGTTCCTCATTAATTCGGCGGGACTGAATGGGCTGGCAGGTCCCAATCATGTCGGGACTGGATGTTTTTTCTCTCGCCGAGTTTTCTTCGGAGGTCCCTCGTCTTTCGTGTCTCCCGAAATACCCGAATTGAGACCCGACCATGTCGTAAAAGGGCCCATTCAGGCCCAATCAACCTTGGCTATGGCACACCAGGTGGCGGATTGCAAGTACGAGGACCAAACTAATTGGGGTTCCAAG TTGGGCTTCAGATATGGGTCTTTGGTTGAGGACTTTTATACGGGCTACCGGCTGCAATGCGAGGGATGGAAGTCCGTGTTTTGCCACCCAAATAGGCCTGCATTTTTAGGGGACACGCCGATCACCCTCAATGATGCCCTAAATCAAACAAAGCGATGGTCCGTGGGTCTTCTTGAGGTGGGCTTCTCCAAATACAGTCCAGTAACTTTTGGCGTCCGGGCTATGGGCCCAATAATGGGTCATTACTATGCACACTATGCTTTTTGGCCCATTTGGTCCATTCCACTCACCATTTATGCCTTCCTCCCTCAGCTGGCTCTTGTGAATGGAATCTCCATTTTCCCCAAG GTATCGGATACCTGGTTTTTCTTATATGTATTTCTATTTCTCGGGACCTACGTACGAGATTGCCTCGACTTCATTTTATCCGGAGGGACATTTCAAAGGTGGTGGAATGACCAAAGGATGTGGATGTTAAGGGGAGTGACATGTTTCCTTTTCGGATCCATTGAATTCTTAACCAAGTGCTTAGGCATTGCCGCACACGGGTTCAACCTCACGAGCAAAGTACTAGACAGCGAACAGAGCAAGAGGTACGATCAGGGGACCTTTGAGTTCGGAGTCGAATCCCCCATGTTTGTGCCACTGTCAACGGTGGCAATAATCAATCTAATCGCGTTTTTCGGAGGGTTGGTTGGAGTTTTCAGGGGAGGAGATTTCGACGGGTTGTTTGTCCAGATTTTTATAGCTGGTTTTGTGGTGGTCAATTGCTGGCCAATTTATGAAGCCATGGTTTTGAGGACAGATAAAGGGAGAATGCCTACTAAGACTACTCTCATTTCCACATTTCTTGCTTGGGCACTATACTCAGCAGCTTCTCACATACCACAGATAtga
- the LOC131332038 gene encoding DCD domain-containing protein NRP isoform X1, with translation MENNQQQSFWKFSDQLRVHTNNLSLSNLSLNDSIWSNNNNNKRPEERRNFDIRVGGDLNPAANPKLVNEFDFNSLWSTNSYASAKKPAEERRNFDARVGGELNGGSANPTSLFKQNESDFNGFNHGNLVNPSSVFKQNDSGFNPSRSVFEQNETDFNGFNYGLGAVAPSSPFKQNESDFNGFNHGWKINNGSDLNAFNDGWKQQQNNNNMVGLNNGGFNKGLYSKPLVNFNQNNNNNNGFFVGSKYNKGGNGKGVEDQHNNHHNNGTKLGKKNKNGNGNKDKDNGEKNNGVDKRFKTLPPSESLPRNETVGGYIFVCNNDTMEENLKRQLFGLPPRYRDSVRQITPGLPLFLYNYSTHQLHGVFEAASFGGTNIDPTAWEDKKNPGESRFPAQVRVVTRKLCEPLEEDSFRPILHHYDGPKFRLELNIPEVLTSLDLFKISASIIIIGNPMIN, from the exons ATGGAGAACAACCAGCAGCAATCCTTCTGGAAATTCAGCGACCAACTCAGGGTCCACACCAACAACCTCAGCCTGTCCAACCTCTCCCTCAACGACTCCATATggagcaacaacaacaacaacaagcGCCCCGAGGAGCGCCGCAACTTCGATATCCGCGTCGGCGGCGACCTCAACCCGGCGGCCAACCCGAAGCTCGTCAACGAATTCGACTTCAACTCGCTGTGGAGCACCAACTCGTACGCGTCGGCGAAGAAACCCGCCGAGGAGAGGCGGAATTTCGACGCTAGGGTCGGCGGAGAGCTCAACGGCGGCTCGGCCAACCCGACGTCGCTTTTCAAGCAGAACGAATCCGATTTCAACGGGTTCAACCACGGCAACCTGGTGAACCCCTCGTCTGTTTTTAAGCAGAACGACTCGGGTTTTAACCCGTCCCGTTCTGTTTTCGAACAGAACGAGACGGATTTCAACGGGTTTAATTACGGGCTTGGTGCGGTGGCCCCGTCGAGTCCGTTTAAGCAGAACGAGTCCGACTTCAACGGGTTCAACCACGGCTGGAAGATCAACAACGGGTCGGATTTGAACGCGTTCAACGATGGTTGGAAGCAGCAGCAGAATAATAACAACATGGTGGGGCTTAACAACGGTGGGTTTAACAAGGGGCTTTATTCGAAGCCTCTGGTGAATTTTAATCagaataacaacaacaacaacggtTTTTTTGTGGGTTCGAAGTATAACAAGGGTGGGAATGGGAAGGGTGTGGAGGATCAGCACAACAACCATCATAACAACGGGACTAAATTGGggaagaagaacaagaatgGGAATGGGAATAAGGATAAGGATAACGGCGAGAAGAATAACGGTGTGGATAAGAGGTTCAAAACGCTTCCCCCGTCGGAGTCTCTGCCGAGGAATGAGACGGTGGGTGGGTACATCTTTGTTTGCAACAATGATACCATGGAAGAGAATCTCAAGAGGCAGCTCTTCG GTTTGCCTCCGCGCTACCGTGATTCAGTTCGGCAAATAACCCCAGGCCTGCCCCTTTTCCTCTACAACTACTCCACCCACCAACTCCATGGCGTTTTTGAG GCTGCAAGCTTTGGTGGAACAAATATTGATCCAACAGCATGGGAGGACAAAAAGAACCCTGGCGAATCACGCTTCCCTGCTCAG GTGCGTGTTGTGACAAGGAAACTGTGTGAGCCATTGGAAGAGGACTCCTTCCGCCCGATTCTCCATCATTATGACGGCCCCAAGTTCCGCCTTGAACTAAACATTCCTGAGGTATTAACTAGTTTAGATCTGTTCAAAATTAGTGCATCAATCATCATAATTGGAAATCCAATGATAAACTAA
- the LOC131333858 gene encoding F-box protein SKIP8 isoform X1: MATAAATAELYLNGGSDRDGEVLERAQPAAAVSERQTTGASMMEQLVPEITTHALTYLDFPSLCRLSMTNSLMRRAANDDNAWKALYHKVVTSSFVDFTLEQDNITPVNGWKAYYAATRAIMNVNAEFFNIIRERSLPAMGRLWLNADYVKCVHASGELFTSYNAVMESWQLAFNWDHGGGFQVRDVRARVLTEMAWVTMKTYVDMDNRLFNMSNIFEFHNGRWYMVHHHSSLVLIDGEPEQQIVQG; encoded by the exons ATGGCCACCGCAGCGGCGACGGCGGAGCTGTATCTGAACGGGGGCAGCGATCGCGACGGGGAGGTGTTGGAGAGGGCGCAGCCGGCTGCGGCCGTGTCGGAGCGGCAGACGACGGGTGCATCCATGATGGAACAGTTGGTGCCGGAAATCACGACTCATGCTCTGACTTACTTAGATTTTCCGAGCCTGTGCCGCCTTTCAATGACCAATTCGTTGATGAGGAGGGCTGCCAACGATGACAATGCCTGGAAAGCGCTTTATCACAAGGTTGttacttcttcttttgtg GATTTCACATTGGAACAGGATAACATCACACCTGTTAATGGGTGGAAGGCGTATTATGCTGCTACAAGAGCTATTATGAATGTCAATGCAGAATTTTTTAACATTATTCGAGAAAGATCACTTCCAGCAATGGGTCGCCTTTGGCTTAACGCAGACTATGTCAAGTGTGTTCATGCCTCAGGAGAGCTTTTTACCAG TTACAATGCGGTTATGGAGAGCTGGCAACTAGCATTTAATTGGGATCATGGTGGTGGCTTCCAGGTTAGGGATGTACGTGCACGGGTACTTACAGAAATGGCTTGGGTTACCATGAAAACCTATGTTGACATGGACAATCGGCTATTCAATATGTCTAATATTTTCGAGTTCCATAACGGCCGGTGGTACATGGTGCACCATCATAGCTCTCTGGTGCTTATTGATGGAGAACCGGAGCAACAAATTGTGCAGGGTTAA
- the LOC131332038 gene encoding DCD domain-containing protein NRP isoform X2, with protein sequence MENNQQQSFWKFSDQLRVHTNNLSLSNLSLNDSIWSNNNNNKRPEERRNFDIRVGGDLNPAANPKLVNEFDFNSLWSTNSYASAKKPAEERRNFDARVGGELNGGSANPTSLFKQNESDFNGFNHGNLVNPSSVFKQNDSGFNPSRSVFEQNETDFNGFNYGLGAVAPSSPFKQNESDFNGFNHGWKINNGSDLNAFNDGWKQQQNNNNMVGLNNGGFNKGLYSKPLVNFNQNNNNNNGFFVGSKYNKGGNGKGVEDQHNNHHNNGTKLGKKNKNGNGNKDKDNGEKNNGVDKRFKTLPPSESLPRNETVGGYIFVCNNDTMEENLKRQLFGLPPRYRDSVRQITPGLPLFLYNYSTHQLHGVFEAASFGGTNIDPTAWEDKKNPGESRFPAQVRVVTRKLCEPLEEDSFRPILHHYDGPKFRLELNIPEALSLLDVIADNS encoded by the exons ATGGAGAACAACCAGCAGCAATCCTTCTGGAAATTCAGCGACCAACTCAGGGTCCACACCAACAACCTCAGCCTGTCCAACCTCTCCCTCAACGACTCCATATggagcaacaacaacaacaacaagcGCCCCGAGGAGCGCCGCAACTTCGATATCCGCGTCGGCGGCGACCTCAACCCGGCGGCCAACCCGAAGCTCGTCAACGAATTCGACTTCAACTCGCTGTGGAGCACCAACTCGTACGCGTCGGCGAAGAAACCCGCCGAGGAGAGGCGGAATTTCGACGCTAGGGTCGGCGGAGAGCTCAACGGCGGCTCGGCCAACCCGACGTCGCTTTTCAAGCAGAACGAATCCGATTTCAACGGGTTCAACCACGGCAACCTGGTGAACCCCTCGTCTGTTTTTAAGCAGAACGACTCGGGTTTTAACCCGTCCCGTTCTGTTTTCGAACAGAACGAGACGGATTTCAACGGGTTTAATTACGGGCTTGGTGCGGTGGCCCCGTCGAGTCCGTTTAAGCAGAACGAGTCCGACTTCAACGGGTTCAACCACGGCTGGAAGATCAACAACGGGTCGGATTTGAACGCGTTCAACGATGGTTGGAAGCAGCAGCAGAATAATAACAACATGGTGGGGCTTAACAACGGTGGGTTTAACAAGGGGCTTTATTCGAAGCCTCTGGTGAATTTTAATCagaataacaacaacaacaacggtTTTTTTGTGGGTTCGAAGTATAACAAGGGTGGGAATGGGAAGGGTGTGGAGGATCAGCACAACAACCATCATAACAACGGGACTAAATTGGggaagaagaacaagaatgGGAATGGGAATAAGGATAAGGATAACGGCGAGAAGAATAACGGTGTGGATAAGAGGTTCAAAACGCTTCCCCCGTCGGAGTCTCTGCCGAGGAATGAGACGGTGGGTGGGTACATCTTTGTTTGCAACAATGATACCATGGAAGAGAATCTCAAGAGGCAGCTCTTCG GTTTGCCTCCGCGCTACCGTGATTCAGTTCGGCAAATAACCCCAGGCCTGCCCCTTTTCCTCTACAACTACTCCACCCACCAACTCCATGGCGTTTTTGAG GCTGCAAGCTTTGGTGGAACAAATATTGATCCAACAGCATGGGAGGACAAAAAGAACCCTGGCGAATCACGCTTCCCTGCTCAG GTGCGTGTTGTGACAAGGAAACTGTGTGAGCCATTGGAAGAGGACTCCTTCCGCCCGATTCTCCATCATTATGACGGCCCCAAGTTCCGCCTTGAACTAAACATTCCTGAG GCACTCTCTCTGTTAGATGTTATTGCAGATAACTCCTAA